In the genome of Chryseobacterium oryzae, one region contains:
- a CDS encoding TCR/Tet family MFS transporter, with amino-acid sequence MENSKKKAAIGFIFITLLIDVIGLGIIIPVIPKLIEELIHGSVNEAAKYGGWLGFVYAFTQFIFAPVVGNLSDRYGRRPIILISLLGFAVDYVFLALAPTITLLFVGRIIAGITGASFTTASAYIADISTDKDRAKNFGMIGAAFGLGFIIGPLMGGGLGYLGPRVPFYAAAVLCLLNFLYGYFILPESLDKEKRRPFEWKRANPIGSFKFLLKHPELSGLVISLFLIYIASHAVQTNWSYYTMGIFGWDELMVGVSLGVIGLLIALVQGVLIRWTTPKLGENKSIYIGLSLYALGMLLFAFATEGWMMLAILIPYSLGGICGPSLQSVISKNVAPNEQGELQGALTGLMSVTSCIGPPLMTYLFYHYSEKSAVMKFPGAPFFLAFIMMAISVVITYFAFQKKKS; translated from the coding sequence ATGGAAAACTCAAAGAAAAAAGCAGCAATAGGTTTTATTTTTATAACACTTTTAATAGATGTTATAGGTTTGGGGATTATTATTCCCGTAATTCCGAAGCTGATAGAAGAGCTTATTCATGGAAGTGTAAATGAAGCTGCTAAATATGGCGGCTGGTTGGGTTTCGTGTATGCATTTACACAATTTATTTTTGCGCCGGTAGTGGGTAATCTCAGCGACCGTTATGGGAGAAGACCTATAATTTTGATATCTCTCTTAGGATTTGCAGTAGATTATGTTTTTCTCGCTTTGGCTCCTACGATTACACTTTTGTTTGTAGGAAGAATTATTGCCGGAATTACGGGTGCGAGTTTTACAACTGCGAGTGCTTATATAGCAGATATTTCTACAGATAAAGACCGAGCAAAAAACTTTGGAATGATTGGAGCTGCTTTTGGATTGGGATTTATTATTGGTCCGCTTATGGGAGGTGGTTTAGGATATTTAGGTCCGAGAGTTCCTTTCTATGCAGCAGCTGTTCTTTGTCTTCTGAATTTTCTGTATGGTTATTTCATTCTTCCGGAAAGTTTAGATAAAGAAAAAAGAAGACCATTCGAATGGAAAAGAGCTAATCCGATAGGTTCTTTTAAATTTTTATTGAAACATCCCGAACTGTCTGGTTTAGTTATTTCTCTTTTTCTGATTTATATCGCAAGTCATGCGGTGCAGACGAATTGGAGTTATTATACTATGGGAATTTTTGGATGGGATGAACTTATGGTTGGTGTTTCTTTGGGGGTTATTGGGCTTCTCATTGCTTTGGTTCAGGGTGTTCTTATACGTTGGACAACTCCGAAACTTGGGGAAAACAAAAGTATCTATATTGGGCTTTCTCTCTATGCACTAGGAATGTTACTTTTTGCTTTTGCAACAGAAGGATGGATGATGTTGGCAATACTGATTCCTTATTCTTTGGGCGGAATTTGCGGTCCTTCCTTACAATCGGTTATCAGTAAAAATGTAGCTCCCAATGAGCAGGGAGAACTTCAGGGTGCACTTACCGGATTAATGAGTGTAACGTCTTGTATTGGTCCTCCGTTAATGACTTATCTGTTTTATCATTACAGCGAGAAGAGTGCAGTAATGAAGTTTCCTGGAGCACCATTCTTTTTAGCATTTATCATGATGGCAATAAGTGTAGTTATTACTTATTTTGCCTTTCAGAAGAAGAAGTCTTAA
- a CDS encoding Sec-independent protein translocase subunit TatA/TatB, translated as MELSIGEMALIAIAIVVLFGPDKLPQIARDLGNGVRKMRGAVEDIKTEIMKETDNPVSEIKREIEKVKDAAKDFNPMKNIEDNILKDPSARPSESLPEKPEIKPADDETYEGPVSR; from the coding sequence ATGGAATTAAGCATTGGAGAAATGGCACTCATTGCCATCGCAATAGTTGTTTTGTTTGGTCCCGATAAACTTCCTCAGATTGCCCGAGATTTGGGAAATGGGGTGAGAAAAATGCGTGGTGCAGTAGAAGACATCAAAACAGAAATTATGAAAGAGACAGATAACCCTGTATCTGAGATAAAGCGCGAAATAGAAAAGGTAAAAGATGCTGCGAAAGATTTCAACCCAATGAAAAATATTGAAGATAATATTCTGAAAGATCCATCCGCCAGACCTTCTGAATCTTTACCAGAAAAACCGGAGATAAAACCTGCCGATGATGAAACTTATGAAGGTCCTGTAAGCAGATAA